A region from the Flavobacteriales bacterium genome encodes:
- a CDS encoding T9SS type A sorting domain-containing protein — protein MAQDAIVANGPQQMLIGQALGSVPLSAFQVHPGNDPRLYHGEAPVHSQNALYDDEGDLLFFVIDGKVFDAEGYLIADNSLAANCQECLFTGIGQVAVTLIPGSCTRYYLVAGYDVPGADFHALGYSILDLEEPSAHWPGRNGRVLDQDYVWNDPLLDAQLGDQYSNMPSWQANGNAVAGFVSVCMINLDEENGLSFGYEWGLQLALYDTDDLVNEDKLLFVIDEVGLCYYTITSTGIVKTDCFTEGEPINSSTSEFGYDPRRPYGGTCVFGKNPNTGDVYFAMTKAGRYTGNTGPSVFLFKVYFNGTIEWLQDITTINANNVVTNVTGLVFSPSGQHLYVLQHPGPTLCSINLSNYAVTDLTSALSITDPQELSHGTLAIDKAPSGNAPALYVLSAGRAACKLSPDLPALAGSWVDPLPVTGVLGPRPEYIYASNNFPSLLPDMHNYAEQQVLALSPQGACCEYSESLDAEPGHTFPNSFGTTVVWQPGGNFFGGSNNVTFTQDVIVETGCRLTVNNMVVRFAPNARLIVRRGGYAKFDNCLLTSLPCANLRWPGVRVEGTPGVDQLPVIGGDQGFAFFTNNTIVDRAEVGAWCARELNGQAVGGFYGGIVRASSTTFRNCRYGARVENYTFTPNQMSWFYNTSFTVDQNWPDAPILPIAQAWISNTRGVAFTNCRFGNDGAYPAEDAGVGLVAFSALVFVNGDANPANTYFRNWRIGMLGGSNILTSTLVDEMHFEGNLYGLVDFNCRFAQYTNNTFDVPSATGFSTPPTGMFLWQSQLYTVERNSFTGGAWDQNSGIYFLGYAPNLNQANWTYLENKIYDNDFEGLEFGNLVRYIHRGDAPAEEQWGLAVYCGDYTNCQIDVALNAQSIIRPNQGFPNQQLSGNRFLDPADCINTFDWYLDAAWNVIPGWSPNMTTTVFRNQDPVSDVLCDGWGGFADVPVNGSGPHSDAVTCGGGALDDVIQVTEYGQRYHTANGLLVSAQAALDGALDSGSEHDLLNALHAEPAWSSSALRDLLLGSSPLSDEVLMESMRREPALDNWHLTQVMVANVPLNEGVYKTLLYGEYLSPFFMGIVADAQAGSGTSFKQVLESEIVLRRSEKAMAMARYGWYLSADTNSFDGVDTLRVLLFGDNDPLHTQLRTELAMSAQNWSAGLAELDGPGLNLNGRSGYRKLLLALQAHGGDPALFTPAEVSELTSVMEAGEAGAALVARALWEAGASTYVPPVEIPEHFRSMEQPHATGTSGAARPALAAYPNPANNAAYVVWPVAFAGNWMVVLDVAGREVQRQQLLGAGVLDLDASALPPGLYQLAVQGTPLSTSLSIQR, from the coding sequence ATGGCCCAAGATGCCATTGTTGCGAACGGACCGCAGCAAATGTTGATCGGACAAGCTTTGGGTTCGGTTCCGTTAAGCGCCTTCCAAGTCCATCCAGGCAATGATCCACGGCTCTATCATGGCGAGGCACCGGTTCATTCCCAGAACGCGCTTTATGATGACGAGGGTGACCTGTTGTTCTTCGTGATCGATGGGAAGGTTTTCGATGCCGAAGGCTATCTGATCGCGGACAACAGTTTGGCGGCCAACTGCCAAGAGTGCTTGTTCACAGGCATCGGGCAAGTAGCCGTAACGCTGATCCCAGGCTCGTGTACGCGGTACTACCTCGTTGCCGGATACGATGTTCCCGGTGCGGATTTCCATGCTCTGGGTTATTCGATCCTTGATCTGGAGGAACCCAGCGCCCATTGGCCCGGCAGAAATGGTCGTGTTTTGGACCAGGACTACGTGTGGAACGACCCATTGCTTGATGCTCAGCTAGGGGACCAATATTCCAACATGCCTTCATGGCAAGCCAATGGGAATGCCGTTGCAGGCTTCGTCAGCGTGTGCATGATCAATCTCGATGAAGAGAACGGACTGAGCTTCGGATACGAATGGGGCTTGCAGCTGGCATTGTACGACACGGATGATCTGGTGAATGAAGACAAGTTGCTTTTTGTGATCGACGAGGTCGGGCTGTGTTACTACACGATCACATCCACGGGTATCGTGAAAACGGATTGCTTCACTGAAGGAGAACCGATCAATAGCTCCACTTCCGAGTTCGGCTACGACCCGCGCCGACCCTACGGTGGCACATGTGTGTTCGGCAAGAACCCCAACACGGGCGATGTCTATTTCGCCATGACCAAGGCTGGCCGGTACACTGGCAACACAGGGCCTTCCGTCTTCTTGTTCAAGGTTTACTTCAACGGCACCATTGAGTGGTTGCAGGACATCACAACCATCAACGCCAACAACGTGGTCACCAACGTGACGGGTCTTGTCTTCAGTCCTTCAGGACAGCACCTGTACGTACTCCAGCATCCCGGACCGACGCTTTGCAGCATCAACTTGTCGAACTATGCGGTCACTGACCTGACCAGCGCACTTAGCATCACGGATCCGCAGGAGCTGTCCCATGGAACCTTGGCCATCGATAAGGCACCTTCGGGCAATGCACCTGCGTTGTATGTCCTGAGCGCTGGTCGTGCAGCATGCAAGCTATCGCCCGACCTACCAGCACTGGCCGGCTCATGGGTTGACCCCCTTCCTGTGACGGGCGTCCTTGGGCCGCGCCCCGAATACATCTATGCCTCCAACAACTTTCCGAGCCTGTTGCCGGATATGCACAACTATGCCGAGCAGCAGGTCTTGGCGCTGTCGCCGCAAGGCGCTTGCTGCGAGTATTCCGAGAGCCTCGACGCTGAACCTGGCCACACCTTCCCCAACTCGTTCGGCACTACTGTAGTGTGGCAGCCCGGTGGCAACTTCTTCGGAGGGTCGAACAATGTCACCTTCACGCAGGATGTCATCGTAGAGACCGGTTGCCGGTTGACCGTGAACAACATGGTGGTGCGCTTTGCGCCGAATGCGCGGCTCATCGTTAGGCGTGGTGGCTATGCGAAGTTCGACAACTGCCTGCTCACCAGTTTGCCATGCGCCAATCTCCGTTGGCCCGGTGTGCGTGTGGAGGGCACACCCGGTGTGGATCAACTGCCCGTGATCGGTGGCGACCAAGGCTTCGCGTTCTTCACCAACAACACCATTGTGGACCGTGCCGAAGTGGGCGCTTGGTGTGCCCGCGAGCTGAACGGCCAAGCAGTTGGCGGGTTCTATGGCGGCATTGTGCGGGCCTCTAGCACCACGTTCCGGAACTGCCGCTATGGTGCTCGTGTCGAGAACTACACCTTCACTCCCAACCAGATGTCGTGGTTCTACAACACCTCATTCACGGTGGACCAGAATTGGCCCGATGCGCCCATCCTACCGATTGCTCAGGCATGGATCAGCAACACGCGTGGTGTGGCCTTCACCAACTGCCGCTTCGGGAATGATGGTGCGTACCCTGCCGAAGATGCCGGTGTTGGTCTGGTCGCTTTCAGTGCCCTGGTGTTCGTGAACGGCGATGCCAACCCGGCCAACACCTACTTCCGCAACTGGCGCATTGGCATGCTGGGCGGCTCGAACATCCTTACCAGCACCTTGGTGGACGAAATGCACTTCGAGGGGAACCTCTATGGCTTGGTCGATTTCAACTGCCGCTTCGCGCAGTACACCAACAACACGTTCGATGTGCCATCCGCGACCGGCTTCTCAACACCACCGACGGGCATGTTCCTCTGGCAAAGTCAGTTATACACGGTGGAGCGCAACAGCTTCACGGGTGGGGCATGGGACCAGAATTCTGGTATCTACTTCTTGGGCTACGCGCCGAACTTGAACCAAGCCAACTGGACCTACTTGGAGAACAAGATCTATGACAACGACTTTGAGGGTCTTGAGTTCGGCAACCTGGTGCGCTACATCCACCGTGGCGATGCACCGGCCGAAGAGCAATGGGGCTTGGCGGTGTACTGCGGAGACTACACAAACTGTCAAATCGATGTTGCGCTCAACGCTCAGAGCATCATCCGCCCCAACCAAGGGTTCCCCAACCAGCAACTGAGCGGCAATCGGTTCCTGGACCCGGCGGATTGCATCAACACCTTTGATTGGTATTTGGATGCGGCTTGGAACGTTATCCCCGGCTGGTCACCCAACATGACCACCACGGTGTTCCGGAACCAGGATCCAGTGAGCGATGTGTTGTGTGACGGATGGGGTGGCTTTGCCGATGTGCCCGTGAATGGTAGTGGGCCGCATAGCGATGCCGTGACCTGCGGTGGCGGCGCGCTGGACGATGTGATCCAGGTGACCGAGTACGGACAGCGGTACCACACCGCAAATGGTTTGCTTGTGAGCGCCCAAGCTGCACTGGACGGTGCCCTGGACAGCGGCAGCGAGCACGATCTGCTGAACGCCTTGCATGCCGAACCAGCATGGAGCAGCAGCGCCCTGCGCGACCTGCTCTTGGGCAGCAGCCCATTGAGCGACGAGGTGCTGATGGAGTCCATGCGTCGCGAACCCGCCTTGGACAACTGGCACCTTACGCAGGTAATGGTGGCCAATGTGCCGCTGAACGAAGGCGTCTACAAAACCTTGCTGTACGGAGAATACCTCTCGCCCTTCTTCATGGGTATTGTGGCCGATGCGCAGGCAGGATCAGGCACCAGCTTCAAGCAAGTGTTAGAGAGCGAGATCGTACTGCGCCGTAGCGAAAAGGCCATGGCAATGGCCCGCTATGGCTGGTACTTGAGTGCCGATACCAACAGCTTCGATGGGGTGGATACCCTGCGCGTACTCCTGTTTGGAGACAATGACCCTCTGCACACCCAATTGCGCACCGAGTTGGCCATGTCCGCACAGAACTGGAGCGCTGGTTTGGCCGAATTGGACGGACCTGGCCTTAACCTCAACGGCCGCAGCGGCTACCGCAAGTTGCTGCTCGCATTGCAAGCGCACGGTGGCGATCCCGCACTTTTCACGCCCGCCGAAGTGAGCGAACTTACCTCGGTGATGGAAGCGGGCGAAGCAGGTGCTGCACTGGTTGCGCGTGCGCTGTGGGAGGCGGGCGCGAGCACGTATGTGCCACCAGTGGAGATCCCTGAGCATTTCCGCTCGATGGAACAACCGCATGCAACCGGCACATCAGGTGCGGCGCGCCCTGCCTTGGCAGCCTATCCGAACCCCGCGAACAACGCGGCCTACGTGGTTTGGCCTGTAGCCTTTGCTGGGAATTGGATGGTGGTGCTCGATGTGGCTGGACGTGAAGTACAGCGGCAGCAGTTGCTAGGTGCCGGGGTGCTGGATCTCGATGCCAGCGCCTTGCCACCTGGTCTTTACCAGTTGGCTGTTCAGGGTACGCCACTCAGTACATCCCTAAGCATCCAGCGATGA